The proteins below are encoded in one region of Mya arenaria isolate MELC-2E11 chromosome 15, ASM2691426v1:
- the LOC128220706 gene encoding uncharacterized protein LOC128220706 has translation MWRLSKYLRSFKYIFRGCIIITIVCVVIELLIINTFILFSLMQVKHLISDFSSSRLSIMDTLAGYNAFRHIVAQGKNEGFKYLIDNTIGRIYMEHESENCGKTISRLGFDVSSAGEFLFILQQMQRQKSEPWKKLVVDIGANDGLMSSNSFNFIQVGWSAILVEPQIDQLDIAKKNHNGLTNQQQDQSVQYVHAVISDHDGQEKLHVSADLVAMESRIVSEEEQDSNYVEVPSYSVKTFVSKYKVPKHFGVLSIDMEGMEDKIIRQWVEHGFRPMYIILEFLHRTRESQVAITNLLIEKGYTLFGIKGFNFIYEYDTNLIDKDDN, from the exons ATGTGGCGCCTCTCAAAATATTTACgttcattcaaatatattttcagaggATGTATTATAATTACAATCGTTTGTGTCGTTATTGAGTTGCTTATTatcaacacttttattttattttcgttaaTGCAAGTAAAGCATCTGATCAGTGATTTTTCGTCATCACGTCTGTCAATTATGGACACTCTTGCCGGATATAACGCATTCCGACACATTGTCGCCCAAGGAAAGAACGAAGGatttaaatatctcattgaCAACACTATTGGGAGGATTTATATGGAGCATGAATCAGAAAACTGTGGAAAAACAATCAGCAGACTGGGGTTTGATGTGTCTAGTGCAGGCGAGTTTCTCTTCATACTTCAACAGATGCAACGTCAGAAATCCGAGCCATGGAAAAAGCTAGTTGTGGACATTGGGGCAAATGATGGGCTGATGTCCAGCAATTCGTTTAACTTCATACAAGTGGGTTGGAGTGCCATTCTAGTAGAACCTCAGATAGACCAGCTGGATATAGCGAAGAAAAACCATAACGG ACTGACCAACCAGCAACAAGACCAGAGTGTCCAGTATGTTCATGCTGTGATAAGTGATCATGATGGTCAAGAAAAACTTCATGTGTCAGCAGatttggttgctatggaaagCAGAATAGTATCCGAAGAAGAACAAGACTCAAACTATGTAGAGGTTCCGAGTTATTCAGTGAAGACGTTTGTTTCAAAGTACAAAGTTCCAAAACATTTTGGAGTGTTGTCTATCGACATGGAAGGAATGGAAGACAAG ATCATACGTCAGTGGGTAGAACATGGATTCCGACCAATGTATATTATACTAGAATTCTTGCACAGGACTCGCGAAAGTCAGGTTGCTATCACAAATCTTCTTATTGAGAAAGGCTACACCTTATTCGGAATAAAGGGATTCAATTTCATATATGAATATGATACGAACTTAATCGATAAAGATGATAACTAG